Below is a genomic region from Desulfobacter sp..
AAAAAGACATTGCCCCTTCTGTCCAAGGCCAGCTACTACAAAAAGACCCAGCATGGTTATGCCAGGGGATGGGAACCGGTTCGGTATGTGACACGGATACTGACCTACTTTGATATTCTCAAACAAAAAACATTATCCTGAAAATAGATACAGGATAGACGATAAAAAATTTGACTTGCGTGGTTCAATTGATTAGTACCACATAGGGCTACCCATTATCAGGCAGGTCAACTCATACAAATTTTAAAAAACGAGAAACTGAATGACTAGAAAAATACTAATCAATGCATTGGATCCTGAAGAAAATAGGATTGCTGCCGTTTGTGATAACAAGCTAGATCAATTTCACATAGAGACCTCAGCCAAAGAAGTCACCAAAGGAAATATTTACAAAGGGATTGTGACCCGGGTAGAACAGAGCCTCCAGGCTGTTTTTGTGGACTACGGGGGAAATAAAAACGGGTTTTTACAAAAAAATGAAATCCATCCCGACTATTTCCAGGATGTTGAAAAAAAAGACAAAGCCCTGTTCAATCTCATTAAAAAAGGCCAGGAAATGATTGTCCAGGTCTCCAAGGATCCCATCAACCTCAAGGGGGCCATGCTCACCACCTATATTTCATTGCCCGGACGGTTCGGGGTACTCATGCCCGGCAATACCACCCGGGGGGTGTCCAGAAAAATCAATGAAGAGGACGAACGAAAACGGCTGGTTAAAATCCTAAAGGGAATGAAAATTGCCGAAGGATTCGGCATGATTGTCAGAACCGCCGGAAAAAATGCCACAAAAACCCTGCTCACGGCAGATTTAAGATACCTAATGCGGGTATGGAAAAATATTGACAAACTGGCCGTTAAAAACCAGGCCCCCTGTCTGCTGTACAAAGAACAGAGCCTGGCGGTCCGCTCCCTGAGGGATTATTTTACCACTGACATCAAAGAAATCCTCATTGACAGTCCTGAGACCTTTAAGGAGGTCAAAGAATTCATAGGACTGATTGCCCCCAAACAGCAAAAAATTGTCAGGCTGTTCAAAGGGGAAAAACCCATATTTACCAAATACCAGTTGGAAGAGCAGATCTCATCCATTTACCGCCGGGAGGTTGCCCTTAAATCCGGCGGATTTTTAGTGATTGAACAGACAGAGGCCCTGGTCTCCATTGATGTCAACTCCGGAAAATCAACCAAGAAAAAAAATATTGAAGAAACCGCTTATCATACCAACCTTGAAGCGGCAGAAGAGGTGGCACGCCAGCTTCGACTCCGGGACATGGGCGGGCTTATCGTGGTGGACTTCATTGACATGAAAGAACGCAGACACAAGGCGGATATAACCAAAACATTAAAAAAACATTTAAAATCTGACAAAGCCAAAACAAAGGTGGGCGGCATCACAGCCTTCGGCCTTTTGGAAATGTCCAGGCAGCGCATCCGCCATTCCATTACCTACGGGGCCTATGAAACTTGCAAACACTGCAACGGCAGGGGAATGACCCCTTCGGTTGAGACCCAGTGTCTGGCTTTTTTACGCCAGCTGACCCTGAAAACCCTGAAAGCTGAAAAAGACCAGACATTCAATTGTTTTGTCCCGCCCGAGGCGGCCTATTATATTTTAAATACCAAAAGGGAAGAACTCATTGATATTGAGACCAAAAGACAGGTCAGCATCAATATTGAGATTGATCCAAATATGGTCGCAGGAGAGAGCAGGATCAATTAGGCCGGGTTGACAATACCGGCACATTTGTGTATCTGAACAATTTCAACACAACTAAAAAGGAGAACAGATGCTCCTGAAACGGGGTAAACAAAAACCAGGAATGATTGCAGCCCTTGCCCTGTGTATTGCGGTTGCGGCACTGGGATTGTTTATGTTCCAAAAAAATTCAGCCTCAAAATTAAAACAGGCAGACAGGACACACCCGGGCAAGGTATCAGCACCGGCTGAATCCCAAAAAGTTACAGGCAAGATCAAAAAATCAGAGCCCATCGTTTTTCAGGATCTTAAAAAGGATGAAACCCTTAAAACAATGATGGGGCACAGGAAAGAAAAGCATGGCATCAAAAAAAGCCTGGACATGATTGTTCAGTCGGATGAATCCTTTACCGTTGGTAAATCCACTGTGTCCATGCAAAAAATCCTGGAACAGGCATTTAAAAAGAAAGGCCAGGTTTTTGAAGAACAAATCCTTGACTCTGGGACCACCCGGCCCGTAAAAACCCAAACCTATGGAATTTATGTGGTCCAGCCCGGTGATAATATCTGGAATATCCACTTCAGGATACTCAAAGATTATTATACGGACAAGGGCCTGATCATTAAAGAGGGAGCAGATGAACCCGGCACCGGCGGGATGAGTTCCGGCGTGGGTAAAATTTTAAAATTTTCAGAGACCATGGTGATCATCTACAACCTTCACGAAGAAAAGGTAACCCAGGATATAAATATCCTTGAACCCTTGAGCAAAGTCGTTGTCTATAATATGGACGCCGTGTTTGCTTTGCTCGAGCAAATAAATTTTGACAATGTAAACAGGATCCAGTTTGACGGGAAAAACATCTGGATCCCTGTGAAGAAATCTTAAAAAGCATGAAAGAATTTTTATCAGTTAAGGAGGAAGACCTTGATTAGCACAGCATTTGCAATGGGACAAACCGGTGGAGCACAAGGACAGGCAGGCGGACTTGCAGGATTTTTACCCATCATCATCTTGTTTGCCATTTTTTATTTTCTCTTAATCCGGCCCCAACAAAAAAAGGCCAAAGAGCACAGAGATATGATCAGCAACCTTAAAAAAGGGAACCGGATTGTCACTTCAGGGGGAATTTACGGCACAATTTTGTCCATTGACGACACCACCATCGGCCTTGAAATTGCCGAAAAAATT
It encodes:
- a CDS encoding Rne/Rng family ribonuclease, with the translated sequence MTRKILINALDPEENRIAAVCDNKLDQFHIETSAKEVTKGNIYKGIVTRVEQSLQAVFVDYGGNKNGFLQKNEIHPDYFQDVEKKDKALFNLIKKGQEMIVQVSKDPINLKGAMLTTYISLPGRFGVLMPGNTTRGVSRKINEEDERKRLVKILKGMKIAEGFGMIVRTAGKNATKTLLTADLRYLMRVWKNIDKLAVKNQAPCLLYKEQSLAVRSLRDYFTTDIKEILIDSPETFKEVKEFIGLIAPKQQKIVRLFKGEKPIFTKYQLEEQISSIYRREVALKSGGFLVIEQTEALVSIDVNSGKSTKKKNIEETAYHTNLEAAEEVARQLRLRDMGGLIVVDFIDMKERRHKADITKTLKKHLKSDKAKTKVGGITAFGLLEMSRQRIRHSITYGAYETCKHCNGRGMTPSVETQCLAFLRQLTLKTLKAEKDQTFNCFVPPEAAYYILNTKREELIDIETKRQVSINIEIDPNMVAGESRIN
- the yajC gene encoding preprotein translocase subunit YajC, with the protein product MISTAFAMGQTGGAQGQAGGLAGFLPIIILFAIFYFLLIRPQQKKAKEHRDMISNLKKGNRIVTSGGIYGTILSIDDTTIGLEIAEKIKIKISRGNVAALVTDNEPAAKSKEKK